The region CGCCCGCGCGGCCCCGTCGTTGTCGCCGAGGTCCTTGCTGTACGCGTTGACGACCGGGACGCCGCCGGACGTCGTGCCCGTCGTGATGTCGAACTTTCCGATGGCGAGTGTGGCGAGATAGGTCGCCTGCGGCTTGTTGGACCGCCAGTTGTAGCGGGTCCAGCCGAGCCGTGAACTCGTCGACTGGAGCGTGCCGTTGGAGATCGCCTGCGTACCGTCCGGCACGGCCACCGAGACGTCGTACGTGGCCTTGTCGCTCGGATGGTCGTTGCTGGGGAACCACCACCAGGCCGACTCGGGCTCGTCCGCCGCGACGGCCCCGTCCGCAGTGCGGTGCCAGGTCGAGAAGCCGTACGCGCTCTTCGTCGACGGCACCCCGCTGTAACGGACGACGACCGTGACGGGCGTGCCCTTCGGCAGCTCAGTCGCCGGGGTGATCTCCAGCTCGTGCTGGCCCGAGGTGGTGAACGAGGCCTTCGCCCCGTTGACCCGCACCTCGCTCACATCGAGCAGGAAGTCGAGGTCGAAGCGTGAGAGGTCCTGCGTGGTGGTGGCCAGGAGGGTCGCCGTTCCCTGCAACTCGTCGGTGGCCGGCTGGTACTGGAGCCGCAGGTCGTAGTGCGAGACGTCGTATCCGCCGTTGCCGTAGGCCGGGTAGTAGGGGTCGCCGATACCGGGCGCCCCGGGGGTGTAGTCCGCCGCCGATGCCGGGATCGCCAGCAGCAGGGAGGCGGCGAGCGCGCCCGGGGCGATGAGTCTGCGGTGCACGGAGAGCTCCAAGTCGTGGGGTAACGAGGACGGTTCGGAGCCTATTGACTCCCTGTGCCGTCACCCTGTCCATCGCCCCTCCTGTCACACGATCGCCATTCGGCCGACATGACCGATTCGGGCCCGGCTGCCTCCACGGACCCTCTTTTGTACCGGAGTTGACCGGGGTACCTTCCGCGCATGCCGAAACCAGCGCGCCGTATGCGCTTCACGACCTGGAGATCGCTCGCGACGGCGGCCACCGCCGCCCTGATGGCCGTCTTCCTCGCCCCCGCCGCCGCACACGGCGCGCCCCGGGAGAGCACCCCGGTCTACTCGTACGAGAACGCGATCCGTGAGTCCGTCTGGGTGGACACCGGGCTCGACGGCGACGGCGACGGGAAGACCGACCGCGTCGCCGTCGACATCGTCCGGCCCCGCGAACTCGCCCAGCAGGGCCGCAAGGTTCCCGTGATCATGGACGCCAGCCCGTACTACTCCTGCTGCGGGCGCGGCAACGAGAGCCAGCTCAAGACGTACGACGCGAACGGCGACGTCGTCCAGATGCCGCTGTTCTACGACAACTACTTCGTGCCGCGCGGCTACGCCTTCGTCGGCGTCGACCTGGCCGGAACCAATCGCTCGGACGGCTGTGTGGACGTCGGCGGCCGCTCCGACATCCAGTCCGCGAAAGCCGTGGTCGACTGGCTCAACGGCCGGGCCAAGGGCTACACGACGCGTACCGGCGCCGACCGGGCCAAGGCGACCTGGACCAACGGCAGAACCGGCATGATCGGCAAGAGCTGGGACGGCACCATCGCCAACGGTGTCGCCGCGACCGGCGTCGAGGGCCTGAAGACCATCGTGCCGATCAGCGCCATCTCCTCCTGGTACGACTACTACTTCGCCAAGGGCGCCCCGCTGTACGACTCGGGCCCGGACTGGCTCTCCGGCTACGTCGACAGCCCCGAGGCCACCGCCAAGTGCGCCGCCGTGCAGCAGAAGCTCGTCGACGGGGCGCCGCGCACCGGTGACTGGACCAAGTTCTGGACCGAGCGCGACTACGTGAAGGACGCGAGCAAGGTCAGGGCGAGTGTCTTCCTGGTGCACGGCATGCAGGACCTCAACGTCCGCACCAAGAACTTCGGCCAGTGGTGGAGTGCCCTCGCCAAGAACGGCGTCGAGCGCAAGATCTGGCTCTCCCAGACCGGCCATGTCGACCCCTTCGACTTCCGCCGTACCGCCTGGGTCGACACCCTGCACCGCTGGTTCGACCACGAACTCCTCGGCTACGACAACGGCATCGACGACGAGCCCATGGCCGACATCGAGCGCCACCCCGACCAGTGGGCCACCGCCGGCGTCTGGCCGCCCCGCGGGACGCAGACGACGACACTGCGCCCCGGCACCGGCACCCAGGCGGGCGTCGGCACCCTCGGCCTGCGTACGGGCTCCGGAACCGAGACCTTCACCGACGACCCGCAGCTGAGCGAGACCGACTGGGCCGCCCACATCGACCGGTCCACCCCCGAGAAGGCCGGGTTCGTCACCAAGCCGCTGACCCAGGACCTGCGTCTGTCCGGCTCCTCCAAGGTGACCGTCACCGCCACGCCGACCACCTCGACCGCCCACCTCTCCGCGGTCCTGGTCGACCTGGGCCCGGACACCATCCGCGACTACGCCGACGGCGGCGAGGGCATCACCACCCTCACCGACCGCACCTGCTGGGGCCCGAGCACGACCGGCGACAGCTCCTGCTACAAGGTCACCCAGGCGAAGAAGACCGACGTCGCCGCCACGGTCCTCAGCCGCGGCTGGGCCGACCTCGGCAACTACGCCTCCGACCTCAAGGGCGTCCCGCTCACCCCGGGCAAGGCGTACACGATCACGCTCGACCTGGCCGCCACCGACCACGTCGTCCCGGCGGGCCACCGGCTCGCCCTGATCGTCGCGGGCACCGACAAGGACCTCATCGACCCGCCGTCGACCACTCCGACCCTCACACTGGACCTGTCCCGTACGTCCGCCCGCGTGCCGTTTGTCGGCGGCGCCAAGGCCTTCACCAGGGCGACCACGGGCTCCGCCGCCGCCGCGAGCACGGCCGGCCTCGACGGCGTACGCGATCCGAGCAGTGCCCTCCGGGTCCCGGGGGAGACCCGCTGATCCACTGACCCCCTCAAGGGCGCACGGCGGCCGGTTCCTCGCCCAGCGCGAGCCCGGCCGCCTCCCGCGCACAGCCCCAGGCCACCGTGACGCCCGCGCCGCCATGACCGTAGTGATGCACCAACACCCGCCCGTCGGGCAGTACTTCACGCTCCAGCCGGACCGTGTCACGCACCGGCCGCAGCCCCACCCGATGGCCCAGCACGCGCGCCCCGGCGATCTCCGGCCGCAGTGCCACACACCGTTCGACGATCGCTTCGGCCGCCGCCGGATCCGGCGTGAGCGACCAGTCATCGTCGTCGGTCGTACCACCCAGCACGAGCCGGTCCGGGTGCGGGAACACATAGGTGGTCGTCCCGGCGTCCGAGTCCGTCGACACGAGCCAGGTATGGACCCCGGGGTTCTCCACGACCACGAGCTGCCCGCGCACGGGCCGTACGGCCGGATCCGGTACGAGCGTGCGGGCGCCAAGCCCCGTGCAGTTGACGACGACCGGCGCCTCGACCTCCGCGAGATCCGTCACCGTCCGTGTCTCGATCGTCCCGCCCGCCCGCAGGAACCGCTCGCGCAGCCAGCGCAGATGCACCGGCATGTCGATCAGCGGCAGCCGCGCCCACAGCCCCGTACCCGCGTACTCCTCGGGCGTCGCCGCGCGCAGCCCCGGCACCCGGGCGGCCCACGGCTCCAGCGCGTCCAGCCGCGTCTCGCCCTGTACGCCCTCGACCAGGCGTACGCCCGTCTCCCGGGGCCGGGCCGCCAACTCCTCGTACACGGAGAGTGATTGCAGAGCCCATTCGCCCGCGAGCGCCTTCGGCCGGATGCGGTACGGCCACCACAGCGCGCCGGCAACGGCCGAGGTGGTCAGCTCGCCGGACTCCCGCGCCCACACCCGTACCCGCCGGCCGCGCTCGGCCAGGACGATCGCCGTCGTCAAACCGACGACACCGCTTCCGACCACGATCACGTCACCGCTGGGCGCGTTGTCCATGCCGGGACGTTAGCGGAATATGTCATGCCGTGCTCACATCACTCCCAGTCTGGGGATACTCACAGCATGTCTGCCGAGTACGCGACCTTTGGCCTGGCACCGGCGATGCGTGCCGGTGGAGTCCTCGCCAACGGTGACTACCAAGTGCACCGGGACTTCGTCGACTTCATCGTCGACGGCCGCCCGCTGCTGTACCAGCTCTCCGACCTCGACGCGGTGTCCCCGCTCGCCTCCGACGTACCACCCGCCATCTTCACCGCCCAGGTCCGAAGCCTCCTCCTGGAGGCCGAGGCGCCGCTCGACGACGGCCGCTACGTGATCTACGGCTGTCCCGAGTGCGAGGGCATCGAATGCGGTGCCGTGACCGCCGTCATCGAGAAGGACGACTCCCGCGACGACTACGTGTGGCGCGACTTCGCCTGGCAGACCGGCGAACACGCCGATCTGGAGCTCAACGGCTATCACGGGATAGGGCCGTTCCGCTTCCAGGGCGCCGAGTACCGCAGCGCCCTGAACTCGCTGCTCCTCGGCGACCCCGGGGCGCGCCGCCGGGTCCTGCTCATCGGCGCCAGGGTCGCCGTGCTCGCCAAGCTCGCCGCCGCCCTGCGCACCATCGGTATCGGCGCCGACATCACCCGCGACGCCACCGACGTCCCGGCCGAGGAACTCCGCGGGTACGGCGCGGTGGCCTTCGGGCGCGCCATCGGCGAACAGGAGCGCGCGGCCGTACGGCAGTCCTTCGAGCGTGCCGGGGTCGAGGTCGCCTACGTCGACGGCCTGGCCCCCGTCGTCCCGCTCCTCGTCGCGCAGATCGAGCACGCCCTGGACCGCAGTCCCCACGAGCTGCGCCGCCTCACCCGCCTGGTCGCCGCCGACGGCGAGGCGGGTATCGAGGTCACCTCCACCTGCCGGGTCCAGATCACCGCGTACCGCCTCGACCGGCTGTACCGCACGCACACGCAGGAGGTCTTCGACGGGATCCTGGAGGCGGGCAGACACCGGATCGCCCTGGACGCCAAGGCCGTGAAGGGGGAGTCCTTCCTCGTGGCGCGGACCTCGGGGAGTGTGCTGGTGGAGGCGATGGCCCATTGAGCGGGCCGCACGGACGCGGGGGTGCGGCCCCGCACGGAATCCGGGACGTGGCCCCGCACGGAAACGGAGGCGCAGCCGGGGCGGCCGGGCCGTTAGGATCGGCCTCCTGATGACTGCCACTCTCGTCGCCAAGAACCTCGCCGCCGGACACGGCGACCGCTCGCTCTTCTCCGGGCTCGACCTCGTGGTCGCGCCCGGCGATGTGATCGGACTCGTCGGTGCCAACGGCGCGGGCAAGTCCACCCTGCTGCGGATGCTCGCCGGACTGCTCACGCCCGAGGAGGGGGAGCTGCGGCTGTCCCCGCCGTCGGCGAGCGTCGGCCATCTGCCGCAGGAGCCGGAGCGGCGGGAGGGCGAGAGCGTCCGGGAGTTCCTGGCCCGGCGCACTGGTGTGGCCGAGGCCCAGCGCGTGATGGACGAGGCGACGCAGGCACTCGTCGACGGCGCGCCGGGCGCGGACGACGCGTACGCGGAGAGCCTGGAGCGCTGGCTCGACCTCGGCGGCGCCGACCTCGACGAGCGCGCCGAGGAGGTCGCCGACACCCTCGGGCTCGGCGTCGACCTCGACCAGCCGATGACGTCCCTGTCCGGCGGCCAGGCGGCCCGCGCCGGACTCGCCTCCCTGCTCCTGTCCCGCTACGACGTCTTCCTCCTCGACGAGCCCACCAACGACCTGGACCTGGAAGGCCTGGAGCGGCTCGAACGCTTCGTCTCCGGGCTGCGCGCGGGCACCGTCGTCGTCAGCCACGACCGCGAGTTCCTGACCCGCACGGTCACCAAGGTGCTCGAACTCGACCTCGCCCAGCAGCAGATCACCCTCTACGGCGGCGGCTACGAGGCCTACCTGGAGGAGCGCGACACCGCCCGTCGGCACGCCCGCGACGACTACGAGGAGTACGCCGACAAGCGCTCCGCCCTCGAAGGCCGCGCCCAGATGCAGCGCTCCTGGATGGACAAGGGCGTGAAGAACGCCCGGCGCAAGGCGAACAACGACAACGACAAGATCGGCCGCAAGTTCCGCAGCGAGGCCAGCGAGAAGCAGGCGTCCAAGGCCCGGCAGACCCAGCGCATGATCGAGCGCCTGGACGTCGTCGACGAGCCGCGCAAGGAGTGGGAGCTGCGGATGGAGATCGCGGCCGCACCGCGCTCCGGCGCCGTCGTCGCCACCCTGCGTGACGCCGAGGTGCGGCGCGGCGACTTCACCTTCGGCCCCGCGACCCTCCAGATCGACTGGGCGGACCGGGTCGCCGTCACGGGCGCCAACGGCGCGGGCAAGTCGACCCTGCTCGGCGCCCTGCTCGGCCGGGTCCCGCTGGACGCCGGTCACGCGACCCTAGGCTCCGGCGTCGTCGTCGGCGAGGTCGACCAGGCCCGTAAGCTCTTCCACGGCTCCGAGTCCCTGCTCGACGCGTTCAGCGCAGCCGTCCCCGACACCGAACCGGCCGAGGTCCGCACCCTGCTGGCCAAGTTCGGCCTCAAGGCGGAACACGTCCTGCGCCCGGCGGCCACCCTTTCTCCCGGCGAGCGCACCCGCTCGGCCCTCGCCCTCCTCCAGGGCCGTGGCGTCAACCTCCTCGTCCTCGACGAGCCGACCAACCACCTCGACCTCCCGGCGATCGAACAGCTGGAGGCGGCGCTCGACTCGTACGAGGGCACCCTGCTGCTCGTGACCCACGACCGCCGCATGCTCGACGCGGTCCACACCACGCGCCGGCTGGAAGTGGCGGCGGGCAAGGTGACGGAGCGCTGACCTACGCCGCGGCGGCCCCCGCGCCCGCAGGGAGCGGGCGCCGGACATGATCCAAGAGGTCTCGAGCCCCTTGCTCGCCGTGACTTCCCAGGTGAGGACGCGCGAGCTGGCCATACGGACACTCTAAGGAGCGGGGCTCGTGCAGCGCCCCGAAAGGGGCGCGGGGAACTGCGCGCTCAGCCACGAACGACCCGCAGTTCCCCACGTACCTTCAGCCGCTCAGCGCCTGCCCTTCTTGGGATCGACAAGCCCCGCGCGCCGCAGCGCGTCGGCCATCGCACTGTTGGCCGGCGGCGGAGCGGCCTGCCGCGAACCGCCGCCGCCACCACCGCCTCCACCCGCCCCGCCCCGCGGCTGACGCTGCTGCTGGCGCTGCTGCGGAGGCCGCCCGCCCCGCTGCGGACGCCCACCCCCAGCCTGCTGATCCGACGGAGTCGCCTCGTCGTCGAGCCGCAGCGTGAGCGAGATCCGCTTGCGCGGGATGTCGATCTCGAGCACCTTCACCTTCACGATGTCACCCGGCTTCGCCACATCGCGCGGGTCCTTCACGAACGTCTTCGACATCGCCGAGACATGCACCAGACCGTCCTGGTGGACGCCGATGTCCACGAAGGCCCCGAACGCGGCCACATTCGTGACGACCCCTTCGAGCACCATCCCGGAGGCCAGGTCGGAGATCTTCTCGACGCCTTCCTTGAAGGTGGCCGTCTTGAAAGCGGGCCTCGGGTCGCGCCCGGGCTTCTCCAGCTCCTTCAGGATGTCCGTGACGGTCGGCAGACCGAACGTCTCGTCCACGAAGTCGGTCGGCCTGAGCGAGCGCAGCACACCGGTGTTGCCGATCAGGGAGGCGACCTCGCTGCCCGCCGTCTTCACCATCCGCCGCACCACGGGGTACGCCTCCGGGTGCACGCTGGAGGCGTCCAGCGGGTCGTCCCCGCCCCGGATGCGCAGGAAGCCCGCACACTGCTCGTACGCCTTCGGGCCGAGCCGGGCCACGTTCTTGAGGGTGGTGCGGGACGTGAAGGGGCCGTTGGCGTCGCGGTGCGCCACGATGTTCTCCGCGAGCCCGGAGGTGATGCCGGAGACGCGCGCTAGCAGCGGGGCGGAGGCCGTGTTCACGTCCACGCCCACGCCGTTCACACAGTCCTCGACCACCGCGTCCAGGGACCGGGAGAGCTTCACCTCGGACAGGTCGTGCTGGTACTGCCCGACACCGATGGACTTCGGGTCGATCTTCACCAGCTCGGCCAGCGGGTCCTGGAGGCGGCGCGCGATGGAGACGGCGCCGCGCAGCGACACGTCCATGTCGGGCAGCTCCTGCGAGGCGAACGCGGACGCCGAGTACACCGAAGCCCCCGCCTCGGAC is a window of Streptomyces sp. NBC_00271 DNA encoding:
- a CDS encoding M1 family metallopeptidase, which translates into the protein MHRRLIAPGALAASLLLAIPASAADYTPGAPGIGDPYYPAYGNGGYDVSHYDLRLQYQPATDELQGTATLLATTTQDLSRFDLDFLLDVSEVRVNGAKASFTTSGQHELEITPATELPKGTPVTVVVRYSGVPSTKSAYGFSTWHRTADGAVAADEPESAWWWFPSNDHPSDKATYDVSVAVPDGTQAISNGTLQSTSSRLGWTRYNWRSNKPQATYLATLAIGKFDITTGTTSGGVPVVNAYSKDLGDNDGAARASVERTGEIVDWLTGYFGPYPFSSVGGYVPNTTTGYALETQTRVYYSPRQFANGSNTSVVVHELAHQWYGDDVSLKGWKDIWINEGFARYAQWLWSEHEGEGTAQELADYVYASHPADDAFWKVAPGDPGPDNQFDTAVYDRGAVAVQALRNEVGDDTFFAILKGWPREHAYGNASVADFQKYAEKVSGKSLATLFDTWLFEPSKPAAPAARGASIAVAPAQPRSWKKIAATDSVHSG
- a CDS encoding Xaa-Pro dipeptidyl-peptidase, with amino-acid sequence MPKPARRMRFTTWRSLATAATAALMAVFLAPAAAHGAPRESTPVYSYENAIRESVWVDTGLDGDGDGKTDRVAVDIVRPRELAQQGRKVPVIMDASPYYSCCGRGNESQLKTYDANGDVVQMPLFYDNYFVPRGYAFVGVDLAGTNRSDGCVDVGGRSDIQSAKAVVDWLNGRAKGYTTRTGADRAKATWTNGRTGMIGKSWDGTIANGVAATGVEGLKTIVPISAISSWYDYYFAKGAPLYDSGPDWLSGYVDSPEATAKCAAVQQKLVDGAPRTGDWTKFWTERDYVKDASKVRASVFLVHGMQDLNVRTKNFGQWWSALAKNGVERKIWLSQTGHVDPFDFRRTAWVDTLHRWFDHELLGYDNGIDDEPMADIERHPDQWATAGVWPPRGTQTTTLRPGTGTQAGVGTLGLRTGSGTETFTDDPQLSETDWAAHIDRSTPEKAGFVTKPLTQDLRLSGSSKVTVTATPTTSTAHLSAVLVDLGPDTIRDYADGGEGITTLTDRTCWGPSTTGDSSCYKVTQAKKTDVAATVLSRGWADLGNYASDLKGVPLTPGKAYTITLDLAATDHVVPAGHRLALIVAGTDKDLIDPPSTTPTLTLDLSRTSARVPFVGGAKAFTRATTGSAAAASTAGLDGVRDPSSALRVPGETR
- a CDS encoding FAD-dependent oxidoreductase → MDNAPSGDVIVVGSGVVGLTTAIVLAERGRRVRVWARESGELTTSAVAGALWWPYRIRPKALAGEWALQSLSVYEELAARPRETGVRLVEGVQGETRLDALEPWAARVPGLRAATPEEYAGTGLWARLPLIDMPVHLRWLRERFLRAGGTIETRTVTDLAEVEAPVVVNCTGLGARTLVPDPAVRPVRGQLVVVENPGVHTWLVSTDSDAGTTTYVFPHPDRLVLGGTTDDDDWSLTPDPAAAEAIVERCVALRPEIAGARVLGHRVGLRPVRDTVRLEREVLPDGRVLVHHYGHGGAGVTVAWGCAREAAGLALGEEPAAVRP
- a CDS encoding oxidoreductase; this encodes MSAEYATFGLAPAMRAGGVLANGDYQVHRDFVDFIVDGRPLLYQLSDLDAVSPLASDVPPAIFTAQVRSLLLEAEAPLDDGRYVIYGCPECEGIECGAVTAVIEKDDSRDDYVWRDFAWQTGEHADLELNGYHGIGPFRFQGAEYRSALNSLLLGDPGARRRVLLIGARVAVLAKLAAALRTIGIGADITRDATDVPAEELRGYGAVAFGRAIGEQERAAVRQSFERAGVEVAYVDGLAPVVPLLVAQIEHALDRSPHELRRLTRLVAADGEAGIEVTSTCRVQITAYRLDRLYRTHTQEVFDGILEAGRHRIALDAKAVKGESFLVARTSGSVLVEAMAH
- a CDS encoding ABC-F family ATP-binding cassette domain-containing protein is translated as MTATLVAKNLAAGHGDRSLFSGLDLVVAPGDVIGLVGANGAGKSTLLRMLAGLLTPEEGELRLSPPSASVGHLPQEPERREGESVREFLARRTGVAEAQRVMDEATQALVDGAPGADDAYAESLERWLDLGGADLDERAEEVADTLGLGVDLDQPMTSLSGGQAARAGLASLLLSRYDVFLLDEPTNDLDLEGLERLERFVSGLRAGTVVVSHDREFLTRTVTKVLELDLAQQQITLYGGGYEAYLEERDTARRHARDDYEEYADKRSALEGRAQMQRSWMDKGVKNARRKANNDNDKIGRKFRSEASEKQASKARQTQRMIERLDVVDEPRKEWELRMEIAAAPRSGAVVATLRDAEVRRGDFTFGPATLQIDWADRVAVTGANGAGKSTLLGALLGRVPLDAGHATLGSGVVVGEVDQARKLFHGSESLLDAFSAAVPDTEPAEVRTLLAKFGLKAEHVLRPAATLSPGERTRSALALLQGRGVNLLVLDEPTNHLDLPAIEQLEAALDSYEGTLLLVTHDRRMLDAVHTTRRLEVAAGKVTER